A segment of the Thermodesulfobacteriota bacterium genome:
CCTGACCCTGGCCCACTACTGCCCGACGCCAGTGGCCGGCTCCCCGGAGGACGAGGCGGAGCGCTGCCTGTCCTGCGGCACCTGCCGGGACTGCCACCTGTGCGAGACCATCTGCCCCACCCAGGCCATCAGCCGCCAGCCGGGCGCCGGCAGCGAGTACCGCTACGTCTCCGACGACGCCCGCTGCATCGCCTGCGGCTTCTGCGCCGACACCTGCCCCTGCGGGGTCTGGACCATGCAGCCGTACGAGTAGGGAGGCTCTGCCCAGTGGCGGGGCAACTCACACCGGGGAGTGGGTCTTGAGCCAGTCGCGGAGCGCCGCGTTGATCCGGGTCTGCCAACCCGGTCCGCCGGCCCGGAAGGCGTCCAGGATATCCCGATCGAAACGGATCGTCGTGGACTCCTTGTCACTGCCGGCCGGCCGGCCGCGCCGCCGCCGGTGGGCCTTGATGCCAGCCGCCATCTCC
Coding sequences within it:
- a CDS encoding BrnA antitoxin family protein, whose amino-acid sequence is MTIDEMRAAACRGESKTDAAKVRAGAPYVWDGKDEDERPLTAEEMAAGIKAHRRRRGRPAGSDKESTTIRFDRDILDAFRAGGPGWQTRINAALRDWLKTHSPV